Sequence from the Fulvivirga ligni genome:
TATTGAAAATAAGGTGTGCAATGACATAAAAGGTCAATATATAGCACCGGCAGCGCTCCAACTTCTCATCGAAAATGCCATTAAGCATAACATAGTTTCTAAGGCAGAGCCTTTAACCATAAGACTCTTTAATACAGATGATTATATCATAGTAGAAAACAATATTCAGCTGAAAGAAGTTAAGGAACCATCTACTCGCATTGGATTGAGGAATATTCGGGAGCGCTATGATTATCTGAGTGGAGAAAACTCATTGATAATTGAGCAAAATCATATGTTCAGAATAAAAATACCAATCATATATCTATCATGAATGTGGTAATAGTAGAAGACGAACCTTTGGCCGCAGAGCGCCTTTCTGGCCTTATACATCAGTATGATCCGAGTGTAAAAGTGCTGGAGGAATTTGATACTGTGAAAAGCACAGCGGCTTTCATAGATAAGCATAATGATGATATCGACCTTCTCTTTTTAGATATTCAACTGTCTGACGGTAAATGCTTTGAAATTTTCCAAAAAACAGAATGCTATAAGCCCGTAGTTTTCACCACAGCCTATGATGAGTATATGCTCGATGCATTCAAACTGAATAGTCTCGATTATTTACTTAAACCTGTTCGTTTTGAGGATCTTAAGGCAGCATTGGAAAGGTATAAAAAAATAAAATCTGAAGACAGAAAGTTTACCGTAGACCCTGAGACCATTCGCAATTTACTAGCGGGAAATACTAAGGCTTATAAAAAGCGCTTTTTAGTGAAATTTGGAAAGCGAATGCAATTCAAAAATGTGGAAGATATTGAGTACATAGTAGCTCATGATAAGATTTGCCACATTGTTGAAAAAGGGAGCGGCAAGAAATATATTATTGATCATACCCTGGAAGAGCTGGATGAAAGTCTACTTAACCCTCAGGACTTTTTTAGAATAAACCGACAATATATTGTGTGCATAACCTGCATAAAAGAAATCAGCAACTATGACCAACAGCGCCTGGAGTTAAAGCTTTATGTTCCTTGTGAAGAACGCTTAATCGTGAGTAGAAGTAAAACCCAGGCCTTTAAAAACTGGCTAAATGCCTAACATAATATAACCCATGAAAAAATCTTTACTAATCATTTTGCTATCTCTTATTAGCCTGGCCGGCGCCTCCGCTCAGGGTAATTATGATTCGTTGAAACAACAAGTTTTAGCCCTTCAAGCTGATGTTAATAACATTCACCTCAATCTGGAAAAGTCTAAAAGTAAATTTCAAAGAGGCATTTTAGTCGCCACGCTGGGATACACTGTAACCATAGCAGGCGGGCTCATGCTAGGTCGTGAAAATGATGAGCTGGGCCAGGGTCTTCTGGTGGCCGGAGGTGTAACCGGCGTAATAGGCACCTACATGCTAGTAGATGCCTTCAAGTTTTTGGGAAGAACCAGGACAAGACCTAGTCCTCAATAGCAACGCCTTTCCAAAAGGCAACATAGCCTTCAATTACTTTTGCGGCCTGTTTGGTTTCAGGATAATACCAGGCCACATCTTTATTCTCTTCCCCATCTACAGCCAATGTGTAGTATGATGCCGTTCCTTTCCACGGACAGATGGTATGAGTGGCCGAGTCTTTAAAATACTCTGATTTAATACTTTCTTTAGGAAAATAATGGTTGCCTTCAATAACCACGGTGTTGTCGCTTTCAGCCAGTAGCTGTCCATTCCATATAGCTTTCATCCTTTGTGTACTTTAGTTCAATGGTAAGAACGAGTTCTGAAGCAACACTGTTTTAAAAATAGGCATGTGCGTCAGGTCTCTGACAATTTTAATCTCTATGATAGAACAATTCGAAAATATGATCTGAATTTGGCAATAGTGTATCTCCATTATAGATGGCCTTTGTAATCTTATATTCCTCACAACAATCAGGCACACCAATACTTTCAAATTCAAAAATTAAAGAATCAGACACTGGTCCAGATCGCTGTCCCTCTTCAGGGAAAAAGTAAAGGGTCTGATTAAAAACAAACTGATTTAGGGTCTGATTTTTATAGTTAGGCCTGAAACGTTGGGCATCCAGGGCTACTATTACTACCCCATCAGGTTGATTAATTGGATCATCCCCAAATATGAGGTCTTCTCCAGTATCAGCATCTAAAATTTGGAAGGAAAAATCTGCTGCTTTAATATCTTCATAACACCTGACATCATCACAGTTATCACAACCTAGAAAAATCACTATTATTAAAGTAGCTAAACACCTCATAGACTCATTATTTTAAGCTATTAACGAAGGATTTTGGATTTATTCTGATTATGTAAGAAATTATTAAGCCTCACAATAATTAACTTTATCTTTAATAAATTATAAAATCACACATTTCTTCAATATGTATATAGAAGGCAAGCCAGACACCGGCAATCGATTAGGATCTATGGTTTTAGACCATTTTGTAATGACATTTATCGCAGGCATTTTCGCCATACCACATATGGCCATGATTTTCGCCAAGGCCTTTAATTCCGAGCATGCCCCTCCACCTGATGTCTTTGGCCCTTTCACCTACATTGGCTTGATTGGTTTTGTTCTTTATTTATGTAAAGATTCCTTCAATGGCAGAAGTATCGGCAAAAGAGCTCTTAAATTACAAGTGGTGAACTATAAAACCGGTGAGCCTGCTGCCCCTCTCAGATGTTTGGTAAGAAACTTATTATGTATCATATGGCCAATAGAAGTTATTGTTACATTGATTAACCCTAATAGAAGAATTGGTGACATGCTGGCAGGCACCGAGGTGATCAATTATAATCCTGATCATGTCAGCGGCAGGACAAGATTTGGGCAGATTCTAATAACATTCGCTCTGGCCTCTTTTGTAATAATTTTATTATGGACGCCCATTTATAAACTAACCAGAAGTATTCCGGTATGGAATGTTGAGTATTCAGAAAACAGCTATAATGAGCAAGAGAGTAAAGCCTTAGAGCAGATATTTGAAAATGATTTTAGCGAGGATTTGACGGCAGATATCAAAATTTATGATGAAATAAAGAACAGCCCAGGCGATAAATACATATCCGTCATCCTAAATTTAGAAGAAGACCTGCTGTCCGATGATACCATGTATGCCTCTATTTCCGATGAGGCAAGGGCCATCATTCGCTCACAGTATCCTAACAAAGCCTTTCAGGCCAAAGTTAAATTTATTTATAGGGGTGAATTTAATATGATTGCAAAGGCTTTTTATATGTAAAACTACTTTTGAGTAAAAGCTAGTTTAATACCTAATGACACGAATATGCCACCCGTAATTCTGTCAAGCCATACTTTAATTTTAGGATTTTGACGGAATTTTTCTGATAACCTGGAAGCAAAAAAAGCTACGAAAACGCACCAGATAGTGCCTGTAGTCAGAAACGTAAAACCCAGTATAAGAAATGGCACCGGACTTTCGGAATAGGCCGGATCAATGAACTGAGGCAGAAATGCCAGGAAAAACAATGCCACTTTCGGGTTTAGCAGATTGGTGAAAATACCTGAGAAATAGATCTTTCTATTACTTTTTTGGGCATTGGCCTTTACAGAAAAGTCAGAATTTTTAGCCATTATGATAGATCTTATTCCCATATAAATCAGATACGCCGCCCCTAGATATTTTACGATCTCAAAAGCTACTGCAGATTGTGCCAATACAATGGACAACCCTAGTGAAGCAAACAAAACATGACACAGCGCTCCTGTAATAATCCCAAGAACTGAAAATATACCTGCTCTGGTTCCCTGAGACATACTTCGGCCCATGATGTATAAAGTATCCGCCCCTGGTGTAATATTTAATATTATACCGGCGATAACAAAAGTTCCATAATTAATTATTCCCAGATCCTGCATCTCCTGTTTAATTTTAGGAGGAAATGTAATTAAATAATATGAAACCTTAAAGTGCTCGCCAGGCTTGAAGGCTATCCTTTGATTGTCTCATAAACTCCTGCATCTGCTCACTATTCATAGGAAGTTTATCAGGTCGGCACGTTGGTATCACTATTTCAAAACAGACTAAACCATCAAAGCCAGACTTTTTAAGCAAGTTGTAATGTTCTTCAAAGTCAATATGGCCCGTCCCAATTCCTCCTCTTCCGGAGTCTGACACGTGGTAGCTATAAAGTAAATCAGCCGGAAAGTTGGCTAGTGCTTTTTGCGGATCAGGCTCATCAATATTCATATGAAAGCTGTCCAGCACGGCTTTTACATTATCCACTTCTGCCTGTTCTATGATGTAAATCAGCTCTTCTGCAGTATGCAAGAATGGCACTTCGTAATGATTACACGCCTCATAGGTTAGTAAAATGTCTTTAGTTTTGGCGTAAGCGCTTAACTGCTTTATGGCAGCAATAATCTGTTTTATGCCATTGGCATAATCAGAATGATCAGCCACCCAGGTAGATAAGCCCTGAATAGTGGCCATCGGCACCTTTAAAGCCTCAGCATAATCGATTACCTTTTTATAAAAAGTTACAGAATTATCAAGAGTTGCTTCCTTCTCCGAAGATGGCTGGCAGTTAAATGGGTCATATCCTACTACCTGAATCTTAAATTTATCGGCAACGGCTAGCACATCTTCCGCACTGTATTTATCAAAGTCCTCACAATATTGAATGGCCTTATAACCAATGGATTGAGCCTTACTAAATAGTTCTTCCAAATCCGACAGACCGAAGGTCCAAGATATCGCCGCTAGCTGCATGTTTTCTGATCTTTGTTTTATGTAGTAGCAACAATGTGCTGCGGTAATGGTTTCTAATTAACCTTGATCATTCAATAACTCTTGAATTTTATCTTCTACTACATCAGGTCGAAGATAGGAGCCATTGTCAATGATAATTCCGTCTTTATCTATCAAAAAATAATGTGGGATACCATTAATTTTAAGTGACGCTCGAATGTCATCACTCTGCTGTTTATCTAAATAATACTGCTGACCCGTCATTTGATGTTTGGATAATGTAGCCTTCCAAAGATCCTCTTTAGAATCCAGGCATAGATACACAAATGCCACTTCCTTCTCATCCAATTGTTCCATCAATCTCTTGGAATTAGGCATTTCACTAAGACAAGGTCCGCACCATGTAGCCCAGAAATCAACGTAAATTACTTTACCGCTATTTACACTAATAATACTATCCATAATGGCACCGGCGGAGGTAGACGAGACCTTCATTAGCATAGCGTCTGATGATAACTTTGGATTATCAACACTTTTTTTAATCTCCCTATATTTTTGCTCTAGTGGTTCTCGTAAGCCTGGGTTTGTAATTTCTGACGCTACTAATTCATGATATTTTTCATACAAGGCAATCTCAGATTTATCCAAACTCTGGCTAAATAATTCTGTAAGAACCAATTGCCTGAGCAAATCATCTGGTGTGTACTTCATGATACCATAAACAATTAATGAATCATAAATACTTGTAGGCGCAGCGAACATACCGTTGATTAAGAACTTTTTATTTTCCTCTGCTGCCATTAATTTCTTCCTGGCATAGTAATAATGGTAGGTATTAACAAAGTGCGATATGGAATAACCGCTAATGAGCATTTCCTCTGTTAATGGTAATGGATTTTGAAATCCATCAAAATACCCGTCTGGCACTGACCATTCTGATCTGTTTAAGTTCATAAGTGAGATATGTTCATCAGGATAATAGGCCAGATTATAATAATAATCCATTTGAATTAATGTTGACGCCCACAATGCCACCTTACCTGATGGTTTATATTTTGAAACAAAATGTTTCAGTTCATCCTCTCTTAATGTTTTTACGGAATCAAGGTAAATCACATAATCTTCCGCATCCTTCATTTTGGCCTTTTGTTTAGAATCCCAGTCTGAATACAATTCGTTCGAGTAGTATATTTTTTGAAAAGCTGCTGCATCTTCATTATCTCTACTGTGACTACCTCCTAATTTAATTGAGCTGAGCAACTCCGGTCTATCATTTTTACTGCCATCAAATTCCACATATATACTGTCTCCAGGATGTATTAATATCAGAAAGTTAGTTTTATAAAACAGCCAGGCATCTGTAGGCAGATAAGCCATAAATGACTCAGAAAATTTTCCCTCGTCATCGATTGTCGTCTCAAGCTGCAAGGGGCCTAAGCCGGGACGGTTAACGGTGATCTTTATCAATTCAAGATTAATATCATGGTTCCTTACCTTTCCCGCAATGGTAACTTGCCTGGCCATATCGTTTTCCTGAGCAGAAATATTATTGAAAACAGAGACCAAAACTAAAAATGAGAGTACAATCTGGTTGAGTAATTTCATTGATGTATTGTTAATGAAGGAAGAGTAATATTTTAAATTAAATATAATCTTACAATATTCATAATTATAAACCCCGAAATGATCATGTACAGCATCTTATATCTTCACAAAGTATTTTTTAATATCTTTGAGCCAAATTTGGCAATGAGGTCTGCCTTAAACCGTTCCGCAAGGTGCTGATGACTTCTACAAGCAATGGCTTATTTTGCCGATGTAGAATCATTAATGATCAGACTTTATGAATAAAGAAAAGCTTCGCAACCTTCTCAGCTCTATCGAGCAAATTCCTTCTTTAGTATACGTTCTTAAATGGTTTGTAATTTGCCTCCTGATTGGTGCAGTGGCAGGGAGCATTTCTGCCTTCTTTTTGGTAAGTCTTGAGTGGGCGACCAACTGGCGTGAAGAGCACCTTTGGATTATTGCCCTTCTTCCGGTGGGTGGTTTTATAGTAGGACTTTCATATCATCTATATGGAGATAGCGTGGTAAAAGGCAATAACCTTTTACTGGAAGAATTTCATAGCCCCAAAAAGATTATCCCGTTCAAAATGGCTCCTTTAGTGCTTTTTGGCACTGTGGTAACTCACTTTTTTGGTGGCTCTGCTGGTAGAGAGGGTACTGCAGTACAAATTGGAGGAGCCGTGGCTGACAGGTTCACTAAAATATTCAAGCTATCTAACCGCGATAGAAAGATCATTTTGATTGCTGGTATTAGTGCTGGTTTTGCTTCTGTTTTTGGAACACCTCTTGCCGGTGGTGTATTTGCTCTAGAGGTTCTTATTCTAGGAAGAATACGGCTAGATGCCATCATACCAAGCTTTCTGGCGGCCGTATTATCTGATTACTTCTGCAGAATATGGAACGTATCACACACTCATTATCATATTGATTCTGTGGTAGATATGAATGTTCCTAACCTGGGTTGGGCCATATTAGCTGGTATAATATTCGGGTTAGTGGCCATGCTTTTCTCTAAGTCTACCCATTTCTGGAGCAGCCTTTTTAAAAGTAAAATAAAATATCCTCCATTAAGACCTGTAATTGGTGGTGCCATATTGGCCATAGCTATCTATCTGATAGGCACTACTAAGTATATAGGCCTTGGTGTTCCTACCATTGTCGCCTCTTTTCATGAACAAATGAACTCCTATGACTTTCTGTTGAAGGTGCTATTTACCTCATTCACTTTAGGAGCCGGCTTTAAAGGCGGAGAAGTAACACCGCTATTTTATATAGGCGCCACCCTGGGCAATGCTCTAATCTGGTTTATCCCACTACCCATGGACCTTCTAGCTGGTATGGGATTCGTAGCTGTTTTTGCTGGTGCCACCAATACGCCTTTGGCCTGCGCATTAATGGGAATAGAGCTATTTGGCATAGAATCAGGCGTCTTCATAGCCATTGCCTGTAGTGTCGCTTATCTTTTTTCCGGCCATTCAGGCGTGTACTCTTCACAGCTGATTGGCAGCCCTAAAAATAGTCGTTATATCAGGGAGAAAGGCTTATCACTTTCTGATATTGCACGCCGCAGGAAAGAAAGATCAAGAAAACCTTAAAATAAGCCACCTTCTCGATGTGCTAAGCAACAAAACTTTTACTCCGGAATTCTGAGTAACACGAAGAATATCCGGAGTTTAGCTATTTGGAATTTTTCCGATAGATAATGAAAATAATTACATATACTCATCTCTTCTAGGACGATGGCATTTATGTATCAGCTTTCAATTCATTAGCTACTTCTTCATAATCTTCTTCAATTTCGGCAACACCGGTGCATTCTTATCCTGAAACATCTCGGATGAGATAATGATGGTATCTAATAATTTTATGGCCTCAATGATATGTGGACCTTTATTGAGCATAACACATTCAGCTTTCGCGGCATTTACCACATCTGTTATTTCTGATCGCGAGGGTAGGCCCTTTTTCGCCAGATTCTCTAACACCTGAGTAGCCCAAACCACCGGAATATGAGCGGCATTGCATATGGCTAACATTTCCTTTTGAATGCTACCTATTCTTTCCCAGCCTGTTTCTATGGCCAAGTCGCCTCGTGCTATCATCACGCCTATTTTCTTCAGCTTCATGGCCTCCATAAGTATCTTCGAAAGGTTGTCGTAGCCCTTTTGAGTTTCAATTTTCAGGATAACTCCTAACTTATCCTTCACACCTAACTTTTCCAGCTCAGAGATCATATCCTTCACATCTTCAGGGGTTTGTACGAAGGAAAAGTTAACTACATCAGCATGCTCAGCTATGAATTTAAGGTCTTCCTTATCTTTAGAAGTAAGGCCGCTGATCTGTACATTAGAATCAGGTAGGTTGATTCCTTTATCGGATTTAAGCTTGGTGCCACCAGACTTCGCTTTTACTATTCGGATCAGGAAATGATCATCTTCTATAGCTTCTACCTCACCAGTAATTTCACCATCATCAAAATAAATAGGGTCTCCTTTCTTTATGCCTTCCAGTGCAGCAGGCAGAGTACATGATAATTTGGCCGGACTCACCACATTGCCTTCATCATCAAACTTAGCAGGCTCCCCTTTAATCGAAGTTTTATAGAGTTTTAAATAATCGTCATTTTTTAAAAATATGATCTGGTCTACAGGAGGTAGCTCTTCAACCTTTACCTTACCGTGTGGTGCCGTTAACTGAGTATCGGTTTCAATATAGGCGGAATCATCACTGTGTGTGATAACAGTATTTTCATCTATTTCTATAACCTTAGTTATACGCGATTTCCCCCTCGTATCCTTAAATGAAATTTCATCCCCCACATTCAACTTTTCCAGCCATTCCAGGTTCACGGGTAATTCATCCGAGCCAAGCTCAATTTTCTCGCTACTTACCAGCTTAATTACTGCAGGTTCTACAACCTGGCCTAGGTCGTTTCGGTTGGGCTTAAAATGCTTTACACCCTTATGCCCTTTAATCTCACCTGTTCTAATCTTTGGCCCACCCACATCCATAGTTATAACTACTTCTTTCTCAAGCTTTTCAGAGGCCTTTTTGATATGGTTAATCATCGTGAGCCAATCCTCCGGTGTATCATGAGCACAATTGATTCTCGCGCAGTTCATACCACTGGCTACCATCTCCTCCACAAGCTCATATCGTTTTACAGCTTTGTCAGGAATAGTTACCATTATCCTCAGCCTTCTCTTGTCCGGCGTATTGCCCAGCAGACTTTTGGTGTTCTTTTTCAAGGCCTTCTCACTCTGCTTTATTGACATGTCATAATCATCATTTGGAGCACTACCTACACCGAGCAGATGATTGAGAAAAAACAGTGTTGTTTTGAGGCTAGCCTCCACATGTGCTTCCGACCGGGCCAGGCGTGACATGCCTAAATTTCCAAGGCGTTTTTGCAACTTACGAATGTCAAAAGAGCGTAAGGCCAGGTAATGCATCAGGTTGATAGCACTTTTCTGATGAGCTTTATCCACGGTCTTTATGAGTGACTGGTGCTCATCCTCATGTTTTTCTACGTGATTAAGAATTTCAGTTACAGCTGACCTTATCTCTTGAATTTTCTGCGGTTTCATGGAATTTCCTTTTCAATGGGTATATATGTAATAACGAACAGAAAGGAAATATTACTTTAAAAAAACGAATTTTAATACCTAAAGGTGAACCATGTTATTCACTATTCCTTTTTCTTCTCCCCAAGAGAAAACCAGTTACCAGAATCATCTACAAATAGAGCTTCATAGCCATAAAACTCTTTTGTTGGTTCCTTTTTAAAAACCACTCCTTTTGATTTCAGCTCTTCGTAAGTGGCCATTAAGTCATTGCATTCAAACACGCCAAATCCGAAGGTGCCTTTTTTCACAAGTTCGCGCATTTGTTCTGCCGCACCATCTTTGAACATCATACCATCCTGGATGGCCATTAAACTAATTTCCAGGTCAGGTTGCTCTGGAGGACAGACTGTTAGCCACCTCATACCTGGCCCCATTGGCGCATCGGTATGCACTTTAAAGCCTAACTTATTTACATAAAACTCATAGGCACTTTCCTGATCAAGCACGAACACGCTCATGTGATTTAATCTTGTAATCATATCGATATTGTTTATTTATAGGGCAAAAATGAAAACTTATCAGAGGGCGACCTTCTCGAAAATTGCTTTTTATAACCACCCATTATGGCTGGCAAAACAGGCCGGAATGAATTGCAAAGGTTGAACTTTTAAGTCTTCCTGCCTTCTCAAGGCCCTTACTTGAAAATCTGAAGGAGTTATTCCCACCGTTTTTTTAAAGAGTCCGGTAAAAGAACTGGTACTATTAAACCCTACCTGGAAACAGGTGTCAATTACGGGAGTATTCTGAGCCAATAATACTTTCGCTCTATCAATTCTCACTGAAGTAAGGTATTGATGAGGTGTTTTTCCGTAGGCAACCTTAAATAATCTTATAAAATGAAATTTTGAAAAATAAGATTCATTGGAGATCTGGCTGAGATCAATCTTCTCATCATAATGCTCATCCATAAATAATTTAGCATGAACAATGCGTTTGTATAGATATATTTTAGGATACTTCTCTGACATAAAATAAATGAACACAGAAATTAGAACATCCGCAGCTAATTGAGTTAAAAATGAGATTTCTGAGTCATGCCAATGATAAACAATTTATGGAGATAAAGTTAAACCAATCACTTTTAACAAAAATTTTAATTGTAAAAGACCCATTATTTGTCGCAATTAACCCGACTATAACTATATATTTCTTGCTAACTTGAAAATGACAAAATCATGAATTTATTAAATACTTAAGGCATGAAATTTAAAGCACATATATTTCAAAAAGGCAACAATCTGGGCATTGAGGTACCAGAGGAAATAATTGAAAAATTTGGCGCAGGGAAAAAGCCGCCTGTATCCATCACTCTCCAGGGTTACACTTATCAAACTACGGTTGGCGTAATGGCTGGCAAATATTTAATTCCATTGAATAGTTCACACCGCAAGCATGTGGATGTAAATGGTGGTGAAAATATTGAAGTAGATGTACAGCTGGATACCGCCCCGCGCGAGGTAGAAATACCAAGTGCATTGAAAGGTGAATTTAAAAACAATAAAGTGGCCGCTGATTTCTATGAAAATTTATCTCCGAGCTATAAAAATAAAATAGCAACTCTAATAGATTCAGCAAAAACAGATGAAACCAGAAATAAAAGAGTGGCTAAAGTGATGGAAGACCTCAGCCAGGGCGTAAAGCCTTAGCCTAGAAATATAGTTGTGCCATCCTATTTCTAATGTGTTCTTTTCGACGTAAGTTGAATATGATATAAGTGTTCATGCTTATGAGAAAGAATATCTCTTTTCTATTTGTGGTTAGTTGCTTATTCTCTTGCGATTATTTTGCTGACTATACTTATAAGGTAGTCAACGAATCAAGTGAAGCTATAACTATCCATGCCCAGAGTGATCAGGGAGGCTTTCGTATTCAGGATTCTCTTACGGTACTGCAAGAAGGTGAATTCTTAAAAATATCTGAAGACCTTGGCACTTCAGGAAAGCACCATATTCCCGAAGATAATTATACCAGTACGGATACTATTCCACCTATTAGCAGATTTCTTATCGTTATCAATGATCATGAATACGATACTTTAAGGTTCAGACATTTTTGGGATTATGAAGGCACTGAAAGAAACGGTATCTACACCCTTACAATAACTGATGAGTTGTTGGAAAAGATTAGATAGGAGTATAAGAATTTGCACCTTCGGATGAGTAATGTAATTTTCAAATCGTTAGTTTTCAGCCTTTGAAAGCAATACAACTCACATCAAACCCTTTCCTTCCAAAGACATTTTCAGCTTCGACTGATTTTTCCAGAAGTTATCTTCAATATCCTTCAATACTTTTGAATATTCAGGATGGCTCTTTAGTGATGCCATTATAGGATCGATTTTAATATATACCAATAGCCAATATTGGAAATCATGTTGCTGGGAGAAGATCTTCAATTGTTCAATGGCCTCTTCGTATTTGCCCTCGTAAGCATATTTATTGGCCAAACTGGCACTTTTGTAAATCGATTCATCATTTTGACAAAACTTTTCATAGGCTTCAAAAAATTTAGCGGCCTGTGCATCATCTCCCATCTTCTTATAAACGAATGCTATTTTAATATCTTCCTGAGGGAAAATATTCATACCTATTTGATCTTGCAGAGTGGTAAACTTCTGATAGTAATGAAACGCACTATCATAATTTTCCTGCAAATAATAGTTTTTAGCCACCTCTTGGATAATGTCCAACCTGGTAGTATCCTGCTGTAATTTCTTTAGTAGGCTCTGGCCTGTTTTCTCTAAATTCTCATCCCGGGCATAAAGCATCAAGTCTCTTACGTAACTGTACTCATTATTCGGAAAGTAATTAATGGACTTATCCATGTATTCAATGGCCTCATCTACAAAGCCGTTTTGAAAAAGGGCATTTGCAAGATGGAGACATAGATAGCTTTTCTGAATGGAATCATTGGCAGCCACATTCAGCTGCATTCCTTTGAGGGCGTATTCAAGGTACTTGGCAGTATTTGGGATCAGTCGAGAATAGATGTCAGCCAGTGTTTGAATGATGGCCGATGAATTCGGATTATATTCCAGTGCTTTTTCCAGATGAGGTAAGGCTGAAGCGTACTGCTCTGTTTGCATATAATAAAAAGCTTTGGCTAACAAACTTTGATCCGATTTAGAGTCATAAAGCAGGGCCTTATCGGCATAATTATTTATTTCATCAGTATACTTTTTCTCTACCTGAAAAAGGTCGAGGAAATAATATGATATAGCCACATCAGCATAAGCCACGGCAAATCCAGGGTCATGCTCAATGGCCTTTTTAAATAAAGGTATAGCCTTGCGCAAGCCATCTGCCGTTCTGGCTTGAAACGGTTCCAGGGCTTTTAGATAATAATCATAGGCTTCCAGGTTTTCTGTAGGTCTTTTCTTTATCTGCTCTAGCTCCTGCACAGAAACATAAGCCTTAATAGATGCGGCGATTTTGGTTGCTACCTCATTTTGAAGCAGAAATATATCGTTCATCTTTCTATTATATTGCTCGCCCCACAAGTGCTTATCTGAGTTAGCCTCAATCAGCTGAA
This genomic interval carries:
- a CDS encoding LytR/AlgR family response regulator transcription factor; its protein translation is MNVVIVEDEPLAAERLSGLIHQYDPSVKVLEEFDTVKSTAAFIDKHNDDIDLLFLDIQLSDGKCFEIFQKTECYKPVVFTTAYDEYMLDAFKLNSLDYLLKPVRFEDLKAALERYKKIKSEDRKFTVDPETIRNLLAGNTKAYKKRFLVKFGKRMQFKNVEDIEYIVAHDKICHIVEKGSGKKYIIDHTLEELDESLLNPQDFFRINRQYIVCITCIKEISNYDQQRLELKLYVPCEERLIVSRSKTQAFKNWLNA
- a CDS encoding DUF427 domain-containing protein is translated as MKAIWNGQLLAESDNTVVIEGNHYFPKESIKSEYFKDSATHTICPWKGTASYYTLAVDGEENKDVAWYYPETKQAAKVIEGYVAFWKGVAIED
- a CDS encoding RDD family protein — protein: MYIEGKPDTGNRLGSMVLDHFVMTFIAGIFAIPHMAMIFAKAFNSEHAPPPDVFGPFTYIGLIGFVLYLCKDSFNGRSIGKRALKLQVVNYKTGEPAAPLRCLVRNLLCIIWPIEVIVTLINPNRRIGDMLAGTEVINYNPDHVSGRTRFGQILITFALASFVIILLWTPIYKLTRSIPVWNVEYSENSYNEQESKALEQIFENDFSEDLTADIKIYDEIKNSPGDKYISVILNLEEDLLSDDTMYASISDEARAIIRSQYPNKAFQAKVKFIYRGEFNMIAKAFYM
- a CDS encoding LysE family translocator, coding for MQDLGIINYGTFVIAGIILNITPGADTLYIMGRSMSQGTRAGIFSVLGIITGALCHVLFASLGLSIVLAQSAVAFEIVKYLGAAYLIYMGIRSIIMAKNSDFSVKANAQKSNRKIYFSGIFTNLLNPKVALFFLAFLPQFIDPAYSESPVPFLILGFTFLTTGTIWCVFVAFFASRLSEKFRQNPKIKVWLDRITGGIFVSLGIKLAFTQK
- a CDS encoding sugar phosphate isomerase/epimerase family protein, giving the protein MQLAAISWTFGLSDLEELFSKAQSIGYKAIQYCEDFDKYSAEDVLAVADKFKIQVVGYDPFNCQPSSEKEATLDNSVTFYKKVIDYAEALKVPMATIQGLSTWVADHSDYANGIKQIIAAIKQLSAYAKTKDILLTYEACNHYEVPFLHTAEELIYIIEQAEVDNVKAVLDSFHMNIDEPDPQKALANFPADLLYSYHVSDSGRGGIGTGHIDFEEHYNLLKKSGFDGLVCFEIVIPTCRPDKLPMNSEQMQEFMRQSKDSLQAWRAL
- a CDS encoding TlpA family protein disulfide reductase, producing MKLLNQIVLSFLVLVSVFNNISAQENDMARQVTIAGKVRNHDINLELIKITVNRPGLGPLQLETTIDDEGKFSESFMAYLPTDAWLFYKTNFLILIHPGDSIYVEFDGSKNDRPELLSSIKLGGSHSRDNEDAAAFQKIYYSNELYSDWDSKQKAKMKDAEDYVIYLDSVKTLREDELKHFVSKYKPSGKVALWASTLIQMDYYYNLAYYPDEHISLMNLNRSEWSVPDGYFDGFQNPLPLTEEMLISGYSISHFVNTYHYYYARKKLMAAEENKKFLINGMFAAPTSIYDSLIVYGIMKYTPDDLLRQLVLTELFSQSLDKSEIALYEKYHELVASEITNPGLREPLEQKYREIKKSVDNPKLSSDAMLMKVSSTSAGAIMDSIISVNSGKVIYVDFWATWCGPCLSEMPNSKRLMEQLDEKEVAFVYLCLDSKEDLWKATLSKHQMTGQQYYLDKQQSDDIRASLKINGIPHYFLIDKDGIIIDNGSYLRPDVVEDKIQELLNDQG
- a CDS encoding voltage-gated chloride channel family protein — its product is MNKEKLRNLLSSIEQIPSLVYVLKWFVICLLIGAVAGSISAFFLVSLEWATNWREEHLWIIALLPVGGFIVGLSYHLYGDSVVKGNNLLLEEFHSPKKIIPFKMAPLVLFGTVVTHFFGGSAGREGTAVQIGGAVADRFTKIFKLSNRDRKIILIAGISAGFASVFGTPLAGGVFALEVLILGRIRLDAIIPSFLAAVLSDYFCRIWNVSHTHYHIDSVVDMNVPNLGWAILAGIIFGLVAMLFSKSTHFWSSLFKSKIKYPPLRPVIGGAILAIAIYLIGTTKYIGLGVPTIVASFHEQMNSYDFLLKVLFTSFTLGAGFKGGEVTPLFYIGATLGNALIWFIPLPMDLLAGMGFVAVFAGATNTPLACALMGIELFGIESGVFIAIACSVAYLFSGHSGVYSSQLIGSPKNSRYIREKGLSLSDIARRRKERSRKP